From Synechococcus sp. A10-1-5-1, a single genomic window includes:
- a CDS encoding FAD-binding oxidoreductase, whose product MVGLSVAWELQRIGHQVTLFDPHLRQAQSENAGSSAALGLLMARLFRRSSGRGWRLRQQSHTLWRQWRDELQQRGHVLPFRAGLLQLATTAAEQEAQVQLASQREDLRLLQPTELEPLRPLVPQPCLGGLLSPGDGQLDPIPAMQALLEDGERLGLRVEASAVSALERGSTGQWRVRSALDSPGSFDWVVLSAGLSSSVLLEPLGHERPQHPVLGQALELQLAETDQGESNWPGSLSWSGINLVPRSGGRLWLGATVEIDHLQAQPQELQALRELGGHAPPWLQRATVLRQWQGLRARPLGRPAPLLEQLEQGLLLASGHYRNGVLLAPATAAWAAEQIENAGQG is encoded by the coding sequence ATGGTGGGCCTTTCTGTGGCCTGGGAGCTGCAGCGGATCGGGCACCAGGTCACGCTGTTTGACCCCCACCTGCGGCAAGCCCAGAGCGAGAACGCCGGCAGCAGCGCCGCCCTAGGCCTGCTCATGGCCCGGCTCTTCCGCCGCAGCAGTGGCCGAGGCTGGAGGCTGCGGCAGCAGTCCCACACCCTCTGGCGCCAGTGGCGCGACGAGCTCCAGCAGCGGGGCCATGTCCTGCCGTTCCGCGCAGGCCTGCTGCAGCTCGCCACCACTGCCGCCGAGCAGGAGGCGCAAGTCCAGCTGGCCAGCCAGCGCGAGGACCTGCGGCTGCTCCAGCCCACGGAACTGGAGCCGCTCAGACCGCTCGTTCCCCAACCCTGCCTGGGGGGACTGCTCTCTCCAGGGGATGGACAACTCGATCCAATCCCGGCCATGCAGGCCCTGCTGGAGGACGGGGAACGCCTGGGGCTCAGGGTCGAAGCCTCTGCCGTTAGCGCCCTGGAGCGGGGCAGCACTGGCCAGTGGCGCGTGCGCAGCGCCCTTGACAGCCCTGGGTCCTTTGACTGGGTTGTGCTCAGTGCCGGGCTAAGCAGTTCGGTGCTCCTGGAGCCCTTGGGCCACGAGCGCCCCCAGCACCCGGTGCTGGGCCAGGCCCTTGAGCTTCAACTCGCTGAAACCGATCAGGGCGAAAGCAACTGGCCGGGCAGCTTGAGCTGGAGCGGGATCAACCTGGTCCCGCGTTCTGGGGGGCGCCTCTGGCTCGGTGCCACCGTGGAGATTGATCACCTCCAGGCTCAGCCGCAGGAGCTACAAGCGCTGCGTGAGCTCGGCGGCCATGCCCCGCCCTGGCTGCAGCGTGCAACGGTGCTGCGGCAGTGGCAGGGACTCAGGGCCCGCCCCCTGGGGAGGCCCGCACCCCTGCTGGAGCAACTGGAACAGGGCCTACTCCTGGCCAGTGGGCATTACCGCAATGGAGTGCTGCTGGCTCCCGCCACCGCAGCCTGGGCGGCCGAGCAAATCGAGAACGCCGGCCAGGGCTGA
- the psbQ gene encoding photosystem II protein PsbQ, with amino-acid sequence MAAQQLHSALRRLALAALALVISFGLTACGGAKAKAPTLSADDITVIERQAEGFLAARNRLPELATLVNERNWVFTRNLIHGPMQEVGREMLYINQRLLPGDRPEANKLATDLKTALADLDEAARLQDANNLSKAYIKVASGFGRYAQILPEQVQSDLKQI; translated from the coding sequence ATGGCTGCTCAACAGCTCCATTCCGCCCTGCGGCGACTGGCCCTCGCGGCCCTCGCTCTGGTGATCAGCTTTGGCCTGACCGCCTGTGGTGGCGCCAAAGCTAAAGCCCCCACCCTGAGCGCCGATGACATCACCGTGATCGAGCGCCAGGCCGAAGGGTTCCTGGCGGCTCGCAACCGCCTCCCCGAGCTGGCCACCCTGGTGAACGAGCGCAACTGGGTCTTCACCCGCAACCTGATCCACGGCCCCATGCAGGAAGTGGGTCGCGAGATGCTCTACATCAACCAGCGCCTGCTCCCCGGCGATCGGCCCGAAGCCAACAAGCTGGCCACTGATCTGAAGACTGCTCTGGCCGATCTGGACGAAGCCGCCCGCCTGCAGGACGCCAACAATCTCAGCAAGGCCTACATCAAGGTCGCCAGCGGTTTTGGCCGTTACGCCCAGATCCTTCCTGAGCAGGTTCAGTCCGACCTCAAGCAGATCTGA
- the mraY gene encoding phospho-N-acetylmuramoyl-pentapeptide-transferase yields the protein MPSNSRRLALLLGLLLLGVCAGCDWFTRTPQLTVPLLVAASISAVVCAWGVPRLRRLKLGQVIRQEGPQSHLSKAGTPTMGGLLVVPVGVLVGGLIAPSDLRLPGVAAITLAYMAIGGFDDWRSLTKHHNTGLSPSGKLLLQALSAAGFLAWAAWHQLITDSIALPLGWILPLGLLIWPLGLFVFLAESNATNLTDGLDGLAAGCGGIVFSGMGVQLMLRGNEGDPALAGFCAAMAGCWLGFLLFNRHPARVFMGDTGSLAMGAALAAVALLSNSLWALLVMGGIFLAESLSVIIQVWVFKATKGPDGVGRRVFRMAPLHHHFELGGASEQQVVVGFWLISAGLAALGLLLLA from the coding sequence ATGCCCAGCAACAGCCGCCGCCTGGCGCTGCTGCTGGGCTTGTTGCTGTTAGGGGTCTGCGCGGGCTGCGACTGGTTCACGCGGACGCCGCAGCTCACCGTGCCCCTGCTGGTGGCAGCATCCATCAGCGCTGTGGTCTGCGCCTGGGGAGTGCCGCGTCTGCGCCGTCTCAAGCTGGGGCAGGTCATCCGCCAAGAGGGACCCCAAAGCCACCTCAGCAAAGCGGGGACTCCCACCATGGGGGGACTGCTGGTGGTCCCGGTCGGGGTGCTGGTGGGCGGGCTGATCGCCCCCAGCGACCTGCGCTTACCCGGGGTGGCAGCCATCACCCTGGCCTACATGGCCATTGGCGGATTCGATGACTGGCGCAGCCTGACCAAGCACCACAACACAGGACTGTCCCCCAGCGGCAAGCTGCTGTTGCAGGCCTTGAGCGCCGCTGGCTTCCTGGCGTGGGCCGCCTGGCACCAGCTGATCACAGACAGCATCGCCCTGCCCCTGGGCTGGATCCTTCCCCTGGGCCTGCTCATCTGGCCCCTGGGACTGTTTGTCTTCCTGGCGGAAAGCAACGCCACCAACCTCACCGACGGCCTCGATGGCCTGGCGGCCGGCTGTGGGGGCATCGTCTTCAGCGGAATGGGGGTTCAGCTGATGCTCAGGGGCAACGAGGGGGACCCCGCCCTCGCGGGGTTCTGCGCCGCCATGGCCGGCTGCTGGCTTGGCTTTTTGCTGTTCAATCGGCACCCAGCCCGAGTGTTCATGGGAGACACGGGGTCCCTAGCGATGGGTGCCGCTCTGGCCGCTGTGGCCCTACTGAGCAACAGCCTCTGGGCCCTGCTCGTCATGGGTGGAATCTTCTTGGCGGAATCCCTATCGGTGATCATCCAGGTCTGGGTGTTCAAGGCCACGAAGGGCCCTGATGGGGTTGGCCGACGGGTCTTCCGAATGGCGCCCCTGCATCACCACTTCGAACTGGGCGGGGCTTCCGAGCAACAGGTCGTAGTCGGCTTCTGGCTGATCAGCGCGGGGCTAGCTGCCCTGGGATTGCTGCTGCTGGCCTGA
- a CDS encoding Tic20 family protein: MTIPSWQRLLALLTYLLPWSDGLPFGRSLIGLFPMLQWLSLPALPLILIEQAIPFGGFILFLVLFLGVVRNPRVPYFIRFNALQAILLDIILIVLSLAFNLLLAPLGGNFAVRTLANTIFLGVLVLVLFGIVQCLRGKEADIPSLSEAVRMQL; this comes from the coding sequence ATGACGATCCCCAGTTGGCAGCGGCTTCTAGCCCTCCTGACCTATCTCCTGCCCTGGAGCGATGGCCTGCCCTTCGGGCGATCCCTCATCGGCCTCTTCCCCATGCTCCAGTGGCTGAGCCTGCCGGCGCTGCCGCTGATCTTGATTGAGCAGGCCATCCCCTTCGGTGGGTTCATCCTGTTCCTGGTGCTGTTTCTGGGGGTCGTACGGAACCCACGGGTGCCTTATTTCATCCGCTTCAACGCCCTGCAGGCGATCCTGCTGGACATCATCCTGATCGTGCTCTCCCTGGCGTTCAACCTGCTGCTGGCTCCCCTGGGGGGGAACTTCGCCGTGCGAACCCTGGCCAACACCATCTTCCTGGGGGTGCTGGTGCTGGTGCTGTTTGGCATCGTCCAGTGCCTGCGCGGCAAGGAAGCCGACATCCCGAGCCTGTCTGAGGCGGTACGCATGCAGCTGTAG
- a CDS encoding shikimate dehydrogenase, giving the protein MWLPNSARTTVNAEARIQGSTALVGVLGDPVRHSLSPVMHNAALAAMQLDWAYLALPTPAAELSTVVPALAAMGCRGLNVTIPHKQAVATLCHELSPLAQRLGAVNTLVPRQGGGWLGTNTDVEGFCAPLREANWSGKRAVVLGCGGSARAVVAGLADLGFGDIVLVGRRPEALEAFQADCQSWAPQLRPLIWEKAVSAALQQADLVVNTTPMGMASATDPTAARACPLNSAELQALPAQAWVYDLIYTPRPTALLEQAGAKGCRTLDGLRMLVEQGAASLRLWSGKSEVPVEVMHQAALRQLH; this is encoded by the coding sequence GTGTGGTTGCCGAACAGTGCCCGAACCACCGTGAACGCCGAGGCCCGCATCCAAGGCAGCACCGCGCTTGTGGGGGTACTCGGGGATCCCGTACGCCACTCCCTCTCACCGGTGATGCACAACGCCGCGTTGGCGGCCATGCAGCTGGACTGGGCCTACCTGGCCTTGCCGACCCCAGCGGCCGAACTCAGCACCGTCGTGCCTGCCCTGGCAGCGATGGGCTGCCGCGGCCTGAACGTCACCATCCCCCACAAGCAAGCCGTCGCGACGCTCTGCCACGAGCTCAGTCCCCTCGCCCAGCGGCTGGGGGCCGTCAACACCCTGGTGCCGCGCCAAGGCGGCGGCTGGCTGGGCACCAATACCGATGTTGAGGGGTTCTGTGCACCGCTGCGGGAGGCCAACTGGAGTGGCAAGCGGGCCGTGGTTCTCGGTTGCGGCGGTAGTGCGCGAGCCGTCGTCGCCGGCCTGGCGGACCTGGGCTTTGGCGACATTGTTCTGGTCGGCCGGCGGCCCGAAGCCCTTGAGGCTTTCCAAGCGGACTGCCAAAGCTGGGCGCCCCAACTGAGACCCCTGATCTGGGAGAAAGCCGTCAGCGCGGCCCTCCAGCAAGCCGACCTCGTGGTCAACACAACGCCCATGGGGATGGCCTCAGCCACGGATCCCACCGCCGCCAGGGCCTGTCCCCTGAACAGTGCGGAACTGCAGGCGCTTCCAGCCCAGGCCTGGGTCTACGACCTGATCTACACCCCTCGGCCCACCGCCCTGCTGGAGCAAGCAGGAGCAAAAGGCTGCCGCACCCTCGATGGCCTGCGGATGCTTGTGGAGCAAGGGGCGGCCTCCCTGCGCCTGTGGAGTGGCAAAAGCGAGGTTCCTGTGGAGGTCATGCACCAGGCCGCCCTACGCCAGCTGCATTAG
- the dnaK gene encoding molecular chaperone DnaK, whose protein sequence is MGKVVGIDLGTTNSCVSVMEGGKPTVIANAEGFRTTPSVVAYTKNQDQLVGQIAKRQAVMNPENTFYSVKRFIGRRVDEVNEESKEVSYGVEKAGSNVKVKCPVLNKQFAPEEVSAQVLRKLAEDAGKYLGETVTQAVITVPAYFNDSQRQATKDAGKIAGLEVLRIINEPTAAALAYGLDKKSNERILVFDLGGGTFDVSVLEVGDGVFEVLSTSGDTHLGGDDFDKVIVDHLADTFKSNEGIDLRSDKQALQRLTEAAEKAKIELSSATQSEINLPFITATPEGPKHLDLTLTRAKFEELASKLIDRCRVPVEQALKDAKLASSELDEVVMVGGSTRIPAVLELVKRVTGKSPNQTVNPDEVVAVGAAIQGGVLAGEVKDILLLDVTPLSLGVETLGGVMTKMIPRNTTIPTKKSETYSTAVDGQTNVEIHVLQGEREMASDNKSLGTFRLDGIPPAPRGVPQIEVTFDIDANGILSVTAKDKGSGKEQSISITGASTLSDNEVDKMVKDAEANASADKEKRERIDVKNQAETLVYQAEKQLGELGDKVGAEDKAKVESSSAKLKEAIEKDDFDTMKSELETLQQALYAAGAAVYQQAAGAEGAAAGAPGAEAGGSGSAGDDVIDAEFTESK, encoded by the coding sequence ATGGGCAAGGTTGTCGGTATCGACCTTGGCACCACTAACAGCTGCGTGTCGGTCATGGAGGGCGGCAAGCCCACCGTGATTGCCAATGCTGAGGGCTTCCGCACCACGCCCTCTGTGGTGGCATACACCAAGAACCAGGATCAACTGGTGGGTCAAATCGCCAAGCGCCAGGCGGTGATGAACCCGGAGAACACTTTTTATTCGGTCAAGCGTTTCATTGGACGCCGGGTCGATGAGGTGAACGAAGAGTCCAAGGAAGTGAGCTACGGCGTCGAGAAGGCCGGCTCCAACGTCAAGGTCAAGTGTCCTGTTCTCAACAAGCAGTTCGCCCCTGAGGAAGTCAGTGCTCAGGTGCTGCGCAAGCTGGCTGAAGACGCCGGTAAGTACCTCGGTGAGACCGTGACCCAGGCGGTCATCACTGTTCCCGCCTACTTCAACGACTCCCAGCGTCAGGCCACCAAGGACGCCGGCAAGATCGCTGGCCTTGAGGTGCTGCGCATCATTAACGAGCCCACCGCGGCTGCCCTGGCCTATGGCCTCGACAAGAAGAGCAACGAGCGCATCCTTGTCTTCGACCTGGGCGGCGGCACCTTCGACGTGTCGGTCCTCGAGGTCGGCGACGGCGTGTTCGAGGTGCTCTCTACCTCCGGTGACACGCACCTGGGTGGCGATGACTTCGACAAGGTGATCGTTGATCACCTGGCCGACACCTTCAAGTCCAATGAAGGCATCGATCTGCGTAGCGATAAGCAGGCCCTGCAGCGTCTGACCGAAGCTGCCGAGAAGGCCAAGATTGAGCTCTCCAGCGCGACCCAGAGCGAGATCAACCTGCCGTTCATCACGGCGACCCCTGAAGGTCCCAAGCACCTCGACCTGACCCTGACCCGGGCCAAGTTCGAAGAGCTGGCTTCCAAGCTGATCGACCGCTGCCGCGTGCCCGTCGAGCAGGCCCTGAAGGACGCCAAGCTCGCCTCTTCGGAGCTCGATGAGGTCGTGATGGTGGGTGGCTCCACCCGCATCCCCGCCGTGCTCGAGCTGGTGAAGCGCGTCACCGGGAAGTCCCCCAACCAAACTGTGAACCCCGACGAGGTGGTGGCCGTGGGTGCCGCCATTCAGGGCGGTGTGCTCGCCGGTGAGGTCAAGGACATCCTTCTGCTGGACGTCACTCCCCTGTCCCTGGGTGTTGAAACCCTGGGCGGTGTGATGACCAAGATGATCCCCCGGAACACCACCATCCCGACCAAGAAGTCGGAGACCTATTCCACCGCCGTGGATGGTCAGACCAACGTGGAAATCCACGTGCTCCAGGGCGAGCGCGAGATGGCCAGCGACAACAAGTCGCTTGGAACCTTCCGCCTCGATGGCATCCCCCCTGCCCCCCGTGGCGTTCCCCAGATCGAAGTCACCTTCGACATCGACGCCAACGGCATCCTGAGCGTCACCGCCAAGGACAAGGGCAGCGGCAAGGAGCAGAGCATCTCCATCACCGGGGCCTCCACCCTCAGTGACAACGAGGTGGACAAGATGGTGAAGGACGCCGAAGCCAACGCCAGCGCTGACAAGGAGAAGCGCGAGCGGATCGACGTGAAGAACCAGGCCGAAACCCTGGTCTATCAAGCCGAGAAGCAGCTGGGCGAACTGGGCGACAAGGTGGGCGCCGAGGACAAGGCCAAGGTTGAGTCCTCCTCCGCCAAGCTCAAGGAGGCCATCGAGAAAGACGACTTCGACACCATGAAGTCCGAGCTCGAGACCCTGCAGCAGGCTCTCTATGCCGCCGGTGCAGCTGTCTATCAGCAAGCCGCCGGTGCTGAAGGTGCCGCCGCTGGCGCCCCTGGCGCAGAGGCCGGTGGTTCCGGTTCGGCCGGTGACGACGTGATCGACGCCGAATTCACCGAGTCGAAGTGA
- the rpsF gene encoding 30S ribosomal protein S6, whose amino-acid sequence MSQPYYETMYILRPDIPEEEVETHITKYRDLVTEAGAEVLDCQMRGKRRLAYTIAKHKEGIYVQLAHNGDGQQVAALEKAMRLSEDVIRYLTVKQDGPLPAPRSGPAPQAASDEAALQTAGA is encoded by the coding sequence ATGTCGCAGCCCTACTACGAAACGATGTACATCCTTCGTCCGGACATCCCGGAGGAAGAGGTGGAAACCCATATCACCAAGTACCGCGATCTCGTCACCGAAGCCGGTGCAGAGGTGCTGGATTGCCAAATGCGTGGCAAGCGCCGCCTGGCCTACACCATCGCCAAGCACAAGGAAGGCATCTACGTGCAGCTGGCCCACAACGGTGACGGCCAACAGGTTGCTGCCCTCGAGAAGGCCATGCGCCTCAGCGAAGACGTGATTCGCTATCTGACCGTCAAGCAGGACGGCCCCCTGCCTGCTCCCCGTAGCGGCCCCGCACCACAAGCCGCTAGCGACGAAGCAGCTCTGCAAACCGCAGGCGCCTGA
- a CDS encoding DUF3134 domain-containing protein, producing MSSNLSTSLSQLDGINPSLTRYGRSEPAPVLPLREEPDLLSWLETSGRLVVDEEAATSDVSTVEEEELSALMGEKEDYKADDEQNEENWED from the coding sequence ATGAGCAGCAACCTCAGCACCAGCCTCTCCCAGCTGGATGGCATCAACCCTTCGCTGACCCGCTACGGCCGCAGCGAACCCGCCCCGGTGCTTCCACTGCGCGAAGAGCCCGATCTACTGAGCTGGCTCGAAACCAGCGGCCGCCTCGTTGTGGATGAAGAAGCCGCCACCAGCGACGTCAGCACCGTGGAAGAAGAAGAACTGTCCGCGCTGATGGGCGAGAAAGAGGACTACAAGGCCGACGACGAGCAAAACGAGGAAAACTGGGAGGACTGA
- the purT gene encoding formate-dependent phosphoribosylglycinamide formyltransferase, whose protein sequence is MASSNFPRTLMLLGSGELGKEVAIAAQRLGCRVIAVDRYAGAPAMQVADVAEVVPMTDPEALKAVVRQHQPNVLIPEIEALAVDALAELEADGTTVIPTARATAVTMNRDRIRDLAATELGLRTARFAYASSAEELAQAAAPLGWPVVVKPVMSSSGKGQSVVEGPEGINAAWEAAMAGARGSGARVIVEEFLHFEQEITLLTVKQWNGPTLFCPPIGHIQERGDYQCSWQPAQLETEQLAAAQTMAREVTDNLGGAGIFGVEFFVCRRPDGSSEVVFSELSPRPHDTGLVTLAGQNLSEFELHLRAVLGLPIPEIRSEGAAASRVILAERQSHSVAFSGLEAALAETDVQVLLFGKPDSRPFRRMGVALARGADLDEARQKADQAAGKIQVI, encoded by the coding sequence ATGGCCAGCTCCAACTTCCCCCGCACCTTGATGCTCCTGGGCAGCGGTGAATTGGGCAAAGAGGTGGCCATCGCCGCTCAACGTCTGGGTTGCCGCGTGATTGCGGTGGATCGCTACGCCGGAGCCCCGGCCATGCAAGTGGCTGATGTGGCCGAAGTGGTGCCCATGACCGACCCGGAGGCCCTGAAGGCGGTGGTGCGTCAGCACCAGCCCAATGTGCTGATCCCGGAAATTGAAGCCCTGGCTGTCGATGCCCTGGCAGAACTGGAAGCCGATGGCACCACCGTGATCCCCACAGCTCGGGCCACGGCCGTCACCATGAACCGCGATCGGATCCGCGACCTGGCCGCCACGGAACTGGGGCTGCGCACTGCCCGGTTCGCCTACGCCAGCAGCGCGGAAGAGTTGGCGCAGGCCGCCGCCCCCCTCGGTTGGCCCGTGGTGGTGAAGCCGGTGATGAGCTCCTCGGGCAAGGGCCAGAGCGTGGTGGAGGGACCGGAAGGCATCAACGCCGCCTGGGAGGCCGCCATGGCCGGGGCCCGGGGCAGCGGCGCCCGGGTGATCGTCGAGGAGTTCCTGCACTTTGAGCAGGAAATCACCCTGCTGACCGTGAAACAGTGGAACGGTCCGACCCTGTTCTGCCCGCCGATCGGGCACATCCAAGAGCGCGGTGACTACCAGTGCAGCTGGCAACCCGCCCAACTGGAGACGGAGCAATTGGCCGCCGCACAAACCATGGCGCGGGAGGTCACGGACAACCTGGGGGGAGCCGGAATCTTTGGCGTGGAGTTCTTCGTCTGCCGCCGCCCCGATGGCAGCAGCGAAGTGGTCTTTTCCGAGCTCTCGCCCCGGCCCCATGACACAGGCCTGGTGACCCTGGCCGGTCAAAACCTGAGTGAGTTCGAGTTGCATCTACGGGCCGTCCTCGGACTGCCCATCCCTGAGATCCGCTCGGAGGGAGCCGCCGCCAGTCGCGTGATCCTGGCCGAGCGCCAAAGCCACAGCGTGGCCTTCAGCGGCCTTGAGGCAGCCCTCGCTGAAACCGATGTGCAGGTGCTGTTGTTTGGCAAACCCGACTCCCGCCCCTTCCGCCGGATGGGGGTGGCCCTAGCCCGCGGCGCCGACCTGGACGAGGCCCGCCAAAAAGCGGATCAAGCCGCCGGCAAGATCCAGGTGATCTAG
- a CDS encoding argininosuccinate synthase — MGRAKKAVLAYSGGVDTSVCIPYLKNEWGVEEVITFAADLGQGDELEPIRQKALDSGASQSIVGDLIEPFIRDFAFPAIRANALYEGRYPLSTALARPLIARRLVEIAREVGADAVAHGCTGKGNDQVRFDVAIGALAPDLKVLTPAREWGMSREETIAYGERCGIPSPVSKKSPYSIDLNLLGRSIEAGPLEDPNVEPPEEVYALTVSVEAAPDQPQVVEIGFENGNPVSIDGERLDPVSLIRRANDLAGSHGYGRLDMIENRVVGIKSREIYETPGLLLLIKAHQELESLTLAADVLRSKRQLEQQWADVVYQGLWYGPLKDALDGFIDRTQRTVNGTVKVKLHKGNATVVGRSSANSLYVPDMATYDSGDQFDHRAAEGFIYVWGLPTRLWANSQR; from the coding sequence ATGGGCCGGGCCAAGAAGGCTGTGCTGGCGTATTCCGGTGGTGTGGATACCAGCGTCTGTATTCCCTATCTCAAGAACGAGTGGGGTGTGGAGGAGGTGATCACCTTCGCCGCTGACCTGGGTCAGGGGGATGAGCTCGAGCCCATCCGTCAAAAGGCACTGGATTCCGGCGCGAGCCAGTCGATCGTTGGTGATCTGATCGAACCGTTCATCCGTGATTTCGCCTTCCCTGCGATTCGCGCTAATGCCCTTTACGAAGGCCGCTATCCCCTCTCCACGGCCCTGGCGCGTCCCTTGATTGCCCGCCGTCTGGTGGAGATCGCCCGCGAGGTCGGTGCTGATGCGGTGGCCCATGGCTGCACCGGCAAGGGCAACGACCAGGTTCGTTTCGATGTGGCGATTGGAGCCCTGGCGCCGGATCTGAAGGTGTTGACCCCTGCCCGTGAATGGGGCATGAGCCGCGAGGAGACCATCGCCTACGGCGAGCGTTGCGGGATTCCTTCCCCGGTGAGCAAGAAGTCGCCCTATTCGATTGACCTGAACCTGTTGGGTCGCTCGATTGAGGCCGGCCCCCTCGAAGATCCCAACGTCGAGCCCCCCGAGGAGGTCTACGCCCTCACCGTGAGTGTGGAGGCCGCCCCCGATCAGCCCCAGGTGGTGGAGATCGGCTTCGAGAACGGCAATCCCGTCAGCATCGATGGAGAGCGCCTGGATCCCGTCAGCCTGATTCGCCGCGCGAATGATCTGGCCGGCAGCCATGGCTATGGCCGTCTCGACATGATCGAGAACCGCGTGGTGGGCATCAAGAGCCGTGAGATCTACGAAACCCCGGGCTTGCTGCTGCTGATCAAGGCCCACCAGGAACTCGAGAGCCTCACCCTCGCGGCGGACGTGCTCCGCAGCAAGCGTCAGCTGGAGCAGCAATGGGCCGATGTGGTCTATCAAGGCCTCTGGTACGGCCCACTGAAGGATGCTCTCGATGGCTTCATCGACCGCACCCAGCGCACCGTCAACGGCACCGTCAAGGTGAAGCTGCACAAGGGCAACGCCACTGTCGTGGGCCGCAGCAGTGCCAACAGCCTCTATGTCCCCGACATGGCTACCTACGACTCGGGAGATCAATTCGATCACCGCGCCGCTGAGGGCTTCATTTATGTCTGGGGTCTGCCGACCCGTCTCTGGGCTAACAGCCAGCGCTAA
- a CDS encoding cytochrome B6 — translation MPVLLFAPFAYATAGDAADGLLNGLSIEDLQRWTLIYLGISVLAFVLVWLVGYLRRAG, via the coding sequence GTGCCCGTGCTGTTGTTCGCTCCGTTTGCTTACGCCACTGCCGGTGATGCAGCCGATGGCCTGCTCAATGGTCTGAGTATTGAGGATCTGCAGCGCTGGACCCTGATCTATCTCGGGATTTCTGTGCTGGCCTTTGTTCTGGTCTGGCTGGTTGGTTATCTCCGGCGGGCTGGCTGA
- the pstS gene encoding phosphate ABC transporter substrate-binding protein PstS: protein MLRTRTLAPLSLLGVLALTACGGSGSDGGASSARLQGAGATFPAAIYLRWFQDLAAKGKVKVNYQSVGSGAGIRQFDAATVDFAASDKPLSEEDAAGIKRGAVQVPMTAGAIAVAYNNPGCELKLSQQQLVGIFEGKITNYSDLGCGDQAIKVVYRSDGSGTTYNFTKSLSAFSPAWASGPGSGKSIKWPTGLGAKGNEGMAASLQQIKGALGYVESSYVRGDLQAAALQNAGGSYAKPTTKAAAEALGSIDLGPNLTGSNPNPKAGYPIVTFTWILLYKSGNGDKLQALQEAFNYTLSDEAQANAPALGYVSLPANVLQQARAAVASIGE, encoded by the coding sequence ATGCTTCGCACCCGCACCCTGGCACCGCTGAGTCTCCTTGGAGTGCTCGCCCTGACGGCCTGCGGCGGCTCCGGATCTGACGGCGGTGCCTCCAGCGCCCGCCTCCAGGGTGCAGGGGCCACCTTCCCCGCCGCGATCTACCTGCGCTGGTTCCAGGACCTGGCCGCCAAGGGCAAGGTCAAGGTCAACTACCAATCGGTGGGCTCCGGTGCTGGCATCCGCCAGTTCGATGCAGCCACCGTTGACTTCGCCGCCAGCGATAAGCCGCTCAGCGAAGAGGATGCCGCCGGCATCAAGCGCGGGGCCGTGCAAGTCCCGATGACCGCCGGTGCGATCGCCGTCGCCTACAACAACCCCGGCTGCGAGCTCAAGCTCAGCCAACAACAGCTGGTGGGGATTTTCGAAGGCAAGATCACCAACTACAGCGACCTCGGTTGCGGCGATCAGGCCATCAAGGTGGTCTACCGCTCCGACGGCTCGGGAACGACCTACAACTTCACCAAATCTCTCTCGGCCTTCAGCCCCGCCTGGGCCTCCGGTCCGGGCAGCGGCAAATCGATCAAATGGCCCACGGGCCTTGGGGCCAAGGGCAACGAAGGCATGGCCGCCAGCCTGCAGCAGATCAAGGGCGCCCTGGGCTACGTCGAGAGCTCCTATGTGCGCGGCGATCTGCAGGCCGCTGCACTGCAGAACGCCGGCGGCAGCTACGCCAAGCCCACCACCAAAGCGGCGGCTGAAGCCCTGGGCAGCATCGATCTAGGCCCGAACCTGACCGGGAGCAACCCCAATCCAAAGGCGGGCTACCCGATCGTGACCTTCACCTGGATCCTGCTCTACAAGAGCGGCAATGGCGACAAGCTCCAGGCCCTGCAAGAGGCGTTCAACTACACCCTCAGCGATGAGGCGCAGGCCAATGCCCCGGCCCTCGGCTATGTGAGCCTGCCGGCCAACGTGCTGCAACAAGCAAGGGCTGCCGTGGCCAGCATCGGCGAATAA